A genomic stretch from Bordetella sp. N includes:
- a CDS encoding ABC transporter permease gives MSATSAAPAPTVPPRSGNRAWGKFKRNRIAVVGAAIVLFFVVVAILAPLIANHDPFQTSFSTIRKAPSANFWLGTDELGRDIFSRMVYGARASLMAGLASVVIAMVVGVPFGLAAGYFSGWTDSVISRVTEALLAIPFLILAIALAAFLGPSLVNAMIAIGVSAAPKFVRLARGQAMAVRSEDYVQSARALGASDTRILVRHVLPNIMPPLIVQATITIATAIIAEASLSFLGLGLQPPNPSWGSMLNTAKNFMTQAPWMSIFPGSAIFLAVLGFNLLGDGLRDALDPRQDK, from the coding sequence ATGAGCGCAACTTCCGCCGCACCCGCGCCCACCGTGCCGCCCCGTAGCGGCAACCGGGCCTGGGGTAAATTCAAACGCAATCGCATCGCCGTGGTCGGCGCGGCGATCGTGCTGTTCTTCGTGGTGGTCGCCATCCTGGCGCCGCTGATCGCCAACCACGATCCCTTCCAGACCAGCTTCTCGACCATCCGCAAAGCGCCTTCGGCCAATTTCTGGCTGGGCACCGACGAGCTGGGCCGCGATATCTTCAGCCGCATGGTCTACGGCGCCCGCGCGTCCTTGATGGCGGGCCTGGCGTCCGTGGTCATCGCCATGGTCGTGGGCGTGCCCTTCGGCCTGGCCGCCGGCTACTTCAGCGGCTGGACGGACAGCGTGATCTCGCGCGTCACCGAAGCCCTGCTGGCCATTCCCTTCCTGATCCTGGCCATCGCGCTGGCCGCCTTCCTGGGCCCCAGCCTGGTCAACGCCATGATCGCCATCGGCGTGTCGGCGGCGCCCAAGTTCGTGCGGCTGGCGCGTGGCCAGGCCATGGCCGTGCGCAGCGAAGACTATGTGCAGAGCGCGCGCGCCCTGGGCGCGTCGGACACGCGCATCCTGGTGCGCCACGTCCTGCCCAACATCATGCCGCCGCTGATCGTGCAGGCCACCATCACCATCGCCACGGCCATCATCGCCGAGGCCAGCCTGTCCTTTCTGGGCCTGGGCCTGCAGCCGCCCAATCCGTCCTGGGGCTCGATGCTGAACACGGCGAAGAACTTCATGACGCAGGCGCCCTGGATGTCGATTTTCCCGGGCTCGGCGATTTTCCTGGCGGTGCTGGGATTCAACCTGTTGGGCGACGGCTTGCGTGACGCCCTGGATCCCCGTCAGGACAAGTGA
- a CDS encoding efflux RND transporter periplasmic adaptor subunit → MKKKTAARTGAVVAMTVLTIALAACSKQDAAPQGGAKPTVGVVTLKTQPVSLTTELPGRTSAYRIAEVRPQVNGIVLKRTFTEGGNVKANQQLYQIDPALYQATLDSNRAALARAEASVKSAALLAQRYKPLVETRAVSRQTYDDAIAARDQAAADVLSAKAAVDTARINLVYTRVLSPIEGIIGRSSVTEGALVTANQTTALASVQQIDPIYVDVVQSSAQLLRLQDQLAKGLIKRAEGDQAAQVALTLEDGSQFNQQGKLQFSEVTVDQSTGAVTLRAVFPNPDHRLLPGMFVRARLSDGVRDQGLLVPQRGVARSQNGNPTVMLVNAQNKIELREIKTDRAIGSNWLVTDGLKAGDRVVLEGLQTIRPGAEVTANEVAATPAPADQNQAAPAAAAQAR, encoded by the coding sequence ATGAAAAAAAAGACCGCTGCGCGCACGGGCGCGGTAGTGGCGATGACCGTACTCACCATCGCGTTGGCGGCGTGCAGTAAGCAAGACGCCGCCCCTCAAGGCGGGGCCAAGCCCACGGTGGGCGTGGTGACCCTGAAGACCCAGCCGGTATCGCTGACCACTGAATTGCCGGGGCGCACCTCGGCTTACCGCATTGCCGAAGTGCGGCCGCAGGTCAATGGCATCGTGCTCAAGCGCACCTTCACCGAAGGCGGCAACGTCAAGGCCAACCAGCAGCTGTACCAGATCGACCCCGCGCTGTACCAGGCCACCCTGGATAGCAACCGTGCCGCACTGGCGCGCGCCGAGGCCTCGGTCAAGAGCGCCGCCTTGCTGGCCCAACGCTACAAGCCCCTGGTCGAAACCCGCGCCGTCAGCCGCCAGACCTACGATGACGCCATCGCCGCGCGCGACCAGGCCGCCGCCGACGTGCTGTCGGCCAAGGCCGCCGTCGACACGGCGCGCATCAACCTGGTCTACACGCGCGTGCTGTCGCCCATCGAAGGCATCATCGGCCGCTCCTCGGTGACCGAGGGCGCGCTGGTCACGGCCAACCAGACCACCGCGCTGGCTTCGGTGCAGCAGATCGATCCGATCTACGTCGACGTCGTGCAATCCAGCGCCCAGCTGCTGCGCTTGCAGGACCAGTTGGCCAAGGGCCTGATCAAGCGTGCCGAAGGCGATCAGGCGGCCCAGGTTGCCCTGACCCTGGAAGACGGCAGCCAGTTCAACCAGCAAGGCAAGCTGCAGTTCTCCGAAGTCACCGTCGACCAGAGCACGGGCGCGGTGACCCTGCGCGCCGTGTTTCCCAACCCCGACCACCGTCTGCTGCCGGGCATGTTCGTGCGCGCCCGTTTGAGCGATGGCGTCAGGGACCAGGGCCTGCTGGTGCCGCAGCGGGGTGTCGCGCGTAGCCAGAACGGCAATCCCACCGTGATGCTGGTGAACGCGCAGAACAAGATCGAGCTGCGCGAAATCAAGACCGACCGCGCCATTGGCAGCAACTGGCTGGTGACCGACGGTCTGAAAGCCGGCGATCGCGTCGTGCTTGAAGGTCTGCAGACCATCCGTCCCGGGGCGGAAGTCACGGCCAACGAAGTCGCCGCCACTCCGGCGCCGGCCGACCAGAATCAGGCGGCTCCGGCCGCGGCGGCGCAAGCCCGCTAG
- a CDS encoding YaeQ family protein: MALRATIYKADLHISDGDRHYYGSHSCVVARHPSETDERLMVRLLAYAINADAEETLAFTKGLSEADEPDLWCKDLTGSIQTWIEIGQPDERRLLKACGRADQVIVYCYGHASDIWWNGIRNKLERTRNLSVVYLPSTATQELGRLAQRTMDLHVNVQDGELYVTAPGGEVTVTPQIWR, translated from the coding sequence ATGGCATTACGCGCCACCATCTACAAAGCCGATCTGCATATCTCGGACGGCGACCGGCACTACTACGGCAGCCATTCCTGTGTCGTGGCGCGCCATCCTTCGGAGACGGACGAACGCCTTATGGTGCGTCTGTTGGCCTATGCGATCAACGCGGATGCCGAAGAGACACTGGCTTTCACCAAGGGGCTGAGCGAGGCCGATGAGCCCGATCTGTGGTGCAAGGACCTGACGGGGTCGATCCAGACCTGGATCGAAATCGGCCAGCCCGACGAACGCCGCCTGCTCAAGGCTTGCGGTCGCGCCGATCAAGTGATCGTCTACTGCTATGGCCACGCCAGCGACATCTGGTGGAACGGCATCCGCAACAAGCTGGAGCGCACACGCAATCTGAGCGTGGTCTATTTACCGTCGACCGCGACCCAGGAACTGGGCCGTCTGGCCCAGCGCACCATGGACCTGCATGTGAACGTGCAGGACGGGGAGCTGTATGTCACCGCGCCAGGCGGCGAGGTGACCGTGACGCCGCAGATCTGGCGCTGA
- a CDS encoding dipeptide ABC transporter ATP-binding protein: MTMIDTQRVVQVEDLTVRFKTHDRTVEAVRNVSFHVDRGETLAIVGESGSGKSVTSLALMRLVEYGGGTIANGSIHLRRRNNEVLDMTAASESMLQRVRGADVAMIFQEPMTSLNPSFTSGRQIAEALQLHQNLDAGAARAEALRMLERVRIPEAKSVLERYPHQLSGGMRQRVMIAMALSCKPQLLIADEPTTALDVTIQAQILQLIRQLQEEMDMGVIFITHDMGVVAEVADRVLVMYRGDKVEEGGSDELFAHPRHAYTRALLSAVPRLGAMHGTDEPAPFPLLKVGDAPQAPNAAAAAILPALAAEFAAFDAAVESAATPASVVQGGAGETHADKPASDALPSTVRRENGPVLKVRDLVTRFDIAGGVLGRVQRRVHAVEKVSFDLYPGETLSLVGESGCGKTTTGRSLLQLVKSQGGSIQFDGRDIGALRGAAMQTLRRHIQFIFQDPFGSLDPRMTVGDSIMEPLLIHGVAKGKAAQERVRWLMDKCGLLPEMISRYPHEFSGGQRQRVCIARALALNPKVVIADESVSALDVSIQAQIVNLLLDLQRELGVSFLFISHDMAVVERVSHRVAVMYLGQIVEIGPRRAIFENPQHAYTKKLMAAVPIADPQRRHRQRSLLVDEIPSPVRKVGDDPVVAPLVEVGPGHYVARHTVGVY, translated from the coding sequence ATGACCATGATCGATACGCAGCGCGTGGTGCAGGTCGAAGACCTGACCGTGCGCTTCAAGACCCACGATCGCACCGTCGAGGCGGTGCGCAATGTCTCCTTCCACGTCGACCGGGGCGAGACCCTGGCCATCGTCGGCGAGTCCGGTTCCGGCAAATCGGTGACGTCGCTGGCGCTGATGCGCCTGGTGGAATACGGCGGTGGCACCATCGCCAACGGCAGCATCCACCTGCGCCGCCGCAACAATGAAGTGCTGGACATGACCGCCGCGTCGGAATCGATGCTGCAACGTGTGCGCGGCGCCGACGTGGCCATGATCTTCCAGGAACCGATGACGTCGCTGAATCCCAGCTTCACGTCGGGCCGGCAGATCGCCGAAGCCTTGCAACTGCACCAGAACCTGGATGCCGGCGCGGCGCGTGCCGAAGCGCTGCGCATGCTGGAGCGCGTGCGCATCCCCGAAGCCAAGTCGGTGCTGGAACGTTATCCGCACCAGTTGTCCGGCGGCATGCGCCAGCGCGTGATGATCGCCATGGCGCTGTCGTGCAAGCCGCAACTGCTGATCGCCGACGAGCCGACCACCGCGCTGGATGTGACCATCCAGGCGCAGATCCTGCAATTGATCCGTCAGCTGCAGGAAGAGATGGACATGGGCGTGATCTTCATCACCCATGACATGGGCGTGGTGGCGGAGGTCGCGGATCGGGTGCTGGTGATGTACCGGGGCGACAAGGTGGAAGAGGGCGGGTCGGACGAGCTGTTCGCCCATCCGCGCCACGCCTACACGCGCGCCTTGCTGTCCGCGGTGCCGCGCCTGGGCGCGATGCATGGCACGGACGAGCCGGCGCCGTTTCCGCTGTTGAAGGTCGGCGATGCGCCGCAGGCGCCCAATGCCGCCGCCGCGGCGATCCTGCCCGCCTTGGCCGCGGAGTTTGCCGCCTTTGACGCAGCCGTCGAGTCGGCCGCTACGCCTGCTTCAGTCGTGCAGGGCGGCGCGGGCGAGACGCACGCGGACAAGCCGGCGAGCGATGCGCTGCCCAGTACGGTTCGACGTGAAAACGGTCCCGTGCTGAAGGTCCGTGACCTGGTCACGCGCTTCGACATCGCCGGTGGTGTGCTGGGCCGCGTGCAGCGGCGCGTCCACGCGGTGGAGAAGGTCAGCTTCGACCTGTATCCTGGCGAGACGCTGTCGCTGGTCGGCGAGTCCGGCTGCGGCAAGACCACGACGGGACGATCGCTGTTGCAACTGGTCAAGAGCCAGGGCGGCTCCATCCAGTTCGACGGACGCGACATCGGCGCGCTGCGCGGGGCTGCCATGCAGACTCTGCGGCGCCACATCCAGTTCATCTTCCAGGATCCCTTCGGTTCGCTGGACCCGCGCATGACCGTGGGCGATTCCATCATGGAACCGCTGCTGATCCACGGCGTGGCCAAGGGCAAGGCGGCGCAGGAGCGCGTGCGCTGGCTGATGGATAAATGCGGGCTGCTGCCGGAGATGATCAGCCGCTACCCGCACGAATTTTCCGGCGGTCAACGCCAGCGGGTGTGTATCGCCCGCGCGCTGGCCTTGAATCCCAAGGTGGTGATTGCCGACGAATCGGTCTCGGCCCTGGACGTGTCGATTCAGGCGCAGATCGTCAATCTGCTGCTGGACCTGCAGCGCGAGCTGGGCGTGTCCTTCCTGTTCATCTCGCACGATATGGCTGTCGTGGAACGCGTCAGCCACCGCGTGGCGGTGATGTATCTGGGACAGATCGTTGAAATCGGTCCGCGCCGCGCCATCTTCGAGAATCCGCAGCATGCGTATACGAAGAAGCTGATGGCCGCCGTGCCGATCGCCGATCCCCAGCGCCGCCATCGCCAGCGTTCGCTGCTGGTCGACGAGATTCCCAGCCCGGTGCGCAAGGTGGGTGACGATCCGGTGGTCGCGCCGCTGGTGGAAGTCGGCCCGGGCCACTACGTGGCGCGGCACACCGTGGGCGTTTATTGA
- a CDS encoding pseudouridine synthase, whose translation MEKVRISKLMSERGLCSRREADSYIERGWVRVDGEVVSELGARAFPDQVITLERAAQARQTSRVTILINKPIGYVSGQAEGGYQPAVVLVTPRSRAANDRAPLRFERAHLQGLAVAGRLDIDSTGLLVLTQDGRIAKHLIGEDSDVEKEYLVRVQGRLGPNGLALLNHGLSLDGKALRPAYVEWQNDDQLRFILKEGKKRQIRRMCELVGLRVVGLKRVRIGRVALADLPMGQWRYLRDNEKF comes from the coding sequence ATGGAAAAAGTACGTATCTCCAAGCTCATGTCCGAACGCGGGCTGTGTTCACGCCGCGAGGCCGACAGCTACATCGAACGCGGCTGGGTCCGGGTCGACGGTGAGGTCGTGTCCGAGCTGGGCGCGCGCGCCTTTCCCGACCAGGTCATCACGCTTGAACGCGCCGCGCAGGCGCGCCAGACCTCGCGGGTCACGATCCTGATCAACAAACCGATCGGCTACGTGTCCGGCCAGGCGGAAGGCGGCTACCAGCCCGCCGTGGTGCTGGTCACGCCCCGCAGCCGCGCCGCCAACGACCGCGCGCCGCTGCGTTTCGAGCGTGCCCATCTGCAGGGCCTGGCCGTGGCCGGCCGCCTGGACATCGACTCCACGGGCCTGCTGGTGCTGACCCAGGACGGCCGTATCGCCAAGCATCTGATCGGCGAAGACTCCGATGTGGAAAAGGAATACCTGGTGCGCGTGCAAGGCCGCCTGGGCCCCAATGGCCTGGCCCTGCTCAATCACGGCCTGTCCCTGGACGGCAAGGCGCTGCGCCCCGCCTACGTGGAATGGCAGAACGATGACCAGCTGCGTTTCATCCTGAAGGAAGGCAAGAAACGCCAGATCCGCCGCATGTGCGAGCTGGTCGGCCTGCGCGTCGTGGGCCTGAAGCGCGTGCGCATCGGCCGCGTGGCACTGGCCGACCTGCCCATGGGGCAGTGGCGCTATCTGCGCGACAACGAAAAGTTCTAA
- a CDS encoding chorismate lyase — MKTPHLPAGGWLPAAPPRLTAVQKYWLFRPGALTAGLRQLGEMRLRVLAEYAEGARTDEALALRVPPGAAVWVREVLMSVDGIDSVVARSITPLASSRAMWQGMRRLRTRPLADMLYHDSSVRRSPFVCRRLSSPVPFHRTAVGVTGALDADMATGTPVVLARRSVFWRMGQPLLVAEGFLPGFWERARILHDSRLPLRRN; from the coding sequence ATGAAGACTCCGCATCTACCCGCGGGCGGCTGGTTGCCCGCCGCCCCTCCCCGTCTTACCGCCGTTCAAAAATATTGGTTGTTCCGCCCCGGCGCCCTGACTGCCGGCCTGCGTCAGCTCGGCGAAATGCGCCTGCGCGTGCTGGCCGAGTACGCCGAAGGGGCGCGGACGGACGAAGCGCTGGCCTTGCGCGTGCCGCCGGGCGCCGCGGTCTGGGTCCGTGAAGTCCTGATGTCCGTCGACGGCATCGACAGCGTGGTCGCCCGCAGCATCACGCCATTGGCCTCGTCGCGGGCCATGTGGCAGGGCATGCGGCGCCTGCGCACGCGGCCGCTGGCCGACATGCTGTACCACGACAGCAGCGTGCGCCGCTCGCCCTTTGTCTGCCGCCGCCTGTCATCGCCGGTGCCTTTTCATCGCACGGCAGTGGGCGTGACGGGCGCGTTGGACGCAGACATGGCGACCGGCACGCCGGTGGTTCTGGCGCGCCGGTCGGTGTTCTGGCGCATGGGGCAGCCCCTGCTGGTGGCCGAAGGCTTCCTGCCCGGCTTCTGGGAACGCGCGCGCATCCTGCACGACTCCCGACTGCCGCTACGGCGGAACTGA
- a CDS encoding ABC transporter permease, giving the protein MIKLILRRVIVAIPTLILVSIIVFALQKLLPGDPVLTLAGEERDPAVLDYLREKYHLNDPLPVQYVAWVKQVVTGDLGKSLRTDVPVTELISQKLPVTLQLAAMAMVLALIVGIPAGILAAVRKGKLTEYGANVAALSGMSIPNFWLGIILIMVVSVQLRWLPASGYVSPTEDFWLSMKTMLMPAIVLSTSLAAYLMRHTRSSMLEALGADYVRTARAKGVSPRNVVLRHALRNALMPIITLVTLLFGELLAGAVLTEQVFTIPGFGKLVVDAVFNRDYAVVQGVVLCVAVGFILMNLLADILYIVVNPRLRHS; this is encoded by the coding sequence ATGATCAAACTAATCCTGCGCCGCGTGATCGTCGCGATACCGACACTGATACTGGTGTCGATCATCGTTTTCGCGCTGCAAAAACTCCTGCCGGGCGATCCCGTGCTGACCCTCGCCGGGGAAGAGCGCGATCCCGCCGTGCTCGACTACCTGCGCGAGAAATACCACCTGAACGATCCGCTGCCCGTCCAGTACGTGGCCTGGGTCAAGCAGGTGGTGACCGGCGATCTTGGCAAATCGCTGCGCACCGATGTCCCCGTCACCGAGCTGATTTCCCAGAAGCTGCCCGTCACCCTGCAACTGGCCGCCATGGCCATGGTGCTGGCGCTGATCGTGGGGATACCAGCGGGCATCCTCGCGGCGGTGCGCAAGGGCAAGCTGACGGAGTACGGCGCCAACGTGGCGGCGCTGTCCGGCATGTCCATACCCAATTTCTGGCTGGGCATCATCCTGATCATGGTGGTGTCCGTGCAGTTGCGCTGGCTGCCCGCGTCGGGCTATGTGTCGCCCACCGAGGATTTCTGGCTGTCGATGAAGACCATGCTGATGCCCGCCATCGTGCTGTCGACGTCGCTGGCGGCTTACCTGATGCGCCACACGCGTTCGTCCATGCTGGAAGCGCTGGGCGCCGACTACGTGCGCACCGCCCGCGCCAAGGGCGTGTCGCCGCGCAACGTGGTGCTGCGCCATGCCTTGCGCAATGCCCTGATGCCCATCATCACGCTGGTGACCTTGCTGTTCGGTGAACTGCTGGCCGGCGCCGTGCTGACCGAGCAGGTCTTCACCATTCCCGGCTTCGGCAAGCTGGTGGTCGACGCCGTGTTCAACCGCGACTACGCGGTGGTGCAGGGCGTGGTCCTGTGCGTGGCCGTGGGCTTCATCCTGATGAACCTGCTGGCCGACATTCTGTACATCGTCGTCAATCCCCGTCTGAGGCACTCATGA
- a CDS encoding LysR family transcriptional regulator, protein MELFVEVAKAKSFSRAALVLGVPKSTLSRQVAELERSLGLRLLSRTTRKVELTDAGERYFARCQHIVAEAQVAHEEIMDLASMPFGPLRVNMPADFGTDFLAEIFMEFSCRFPDVTFRLDLAAPEHAGQVFQTCDVAIEIGEQPAQTRIARQLGVMAAHLYAAPRYLAEHGTPSHPAELAEHECIEFRATQGSRVTRWPLHSRGEHIEFHPGKRFSLNSTGMIRRLAVLGAGIAILAEDSARPELAAGTLRRVLPDWEAGPFPVYAVTETRLLPAKTRIFVDFLTERLRKGLNRAS, encoded by the coding sequence ATGGAATTATTCGTCGAGGTGGCCAAGGCTAAAAGCTTCAGCCGCGCCGCCCTGGTTCTCGGCGTACCAAAATCCACTCTCTCAAGACAGGTGGCGGAGCTGGAACGTTCCCTTGGACTGCGGCTGCTCAGCCGCACCACGCGAAAAGTCGAGCTGACCGACGCGGGCGAGCGTTATTTTGCCCGGTGTCAGCATATCGTGGCCGAGGCCCAGGTCGCTCATGAAGAAATCATGGATCTTGCCAGCATGCCCTTCGGCCCCCTGCGCGTAAACATGCCGGCGGATTTCGGCACCGACTTCCTGGCCGAGATCTTCATGGAATTCTCCTGCCGCTTTCCGGACGTGACGTTTCGCCTGGATCTGGCCGCACCAGAGCATGCCGGCCAGGTGTTTCAGACGTGCGACGTCGCCATCGAGATCGGCGAGCAACCGGCCCAGACCCGCATCGCGCGCCAGCTGGGCGTCATGGCCGCCCATCTTTACGCCGCGCCCCGCTACCTTGCCGAACATGGCACGCCCAGCCATCCGGCCGAGCTGGCGGAACATGAATGCATAGAATTCCGCGCCACCCAGGGCTCGCGCGTCACGCGCTGGCCGCTGCACAGCCGAGGAGAACACATCGAGTTCCATCCCGGCAAGCGATTCTCATTGAACAGCACGGGCATGATCCGGCGCCTGGCCGTGCTCGGCGCGGGCATCGCCATCCTGGCCGAGGACAGCGCCCGCCCGGAACTGGCCGCCGGCACCTTGCGGCGCGTGCTGCCGGATTGGGAGGCGGGTCCTTTCCCGGTGTATGCGGTGACCGAAACCCGCCTGCTGCCCGCCAAGACGCGAATCTTCGTCGACTTCCTGACCGAAAGGCTGCGCAAGGGCTTGAACCGGGCGAGCTGA
- a CDS encoding tripartite tricarboxylate transporter substrate binding protein, which translates to MPFRSSAPSPFTAVARRLERTPRQRARRTFTAALGATVLAAVALTVAKPVHAAYPERPIQVVISFPPAGATDILARAIGQKLSVALKQSVVVENRPGAGGAIGLAAAAKAAPDGYTLYLAAVTNLAIAAAIYKDQPASLQRDFVPIASVGTAPHALVVPTSLGITDVKSLVAYLKAAPGRYNFASQGTGTLSHLESELFEQKTGTKLTHIPYKGSSQALPELATGSSVMMFDSLSGSIPLVKAGKLRFLAVVSPQRAALLPEVPTMAEAGFPDMQADNLFGFSAPKGTPQAVIDTLANALKEVLAMPDLKAALAAQGADLAYAPGADMARMTDQQYKTWSDVVKAADVKLE; encoded by the coding sequence ATGCCTTTCCGTTCCTCCGCGCCTTCGCCTTTCACCGCAGTGGCCCGCCGCCTCGAACGCACGCCGCGCCAACGGGCGCGCCGCACTTTTACCGCGGCGCTAGGCGCCACGGTGCTGGCTGCCGTCGCACTGACAGTGGCAAAGCCGGTGCACGCGGCCTATCCGGAACGTCCCATCCAGGTCGTGATCTCCTTCCCGCCCGCCGGCGCCACCGATATCCTGGCGCGCGCCATCGGCCAGAAGCTGTCCGTGGCGCTGAAGCAAAGCGTGGTGGTTGAAAACCGGCCGGGCGCCGGCGGCGCCATCGGCCTGGCGGCGGCCGCCAAGGCCGCGCCGGACGGCTACACGCTCTATCTTGCCGCCGTCACCAATCTGGCCATCGCGGCCGCCATCTACAAGGACCAGCCCGCCAGCCTGCAGCGCGATTTCGTGCCCATCGCCAGCGTGGGCACGGCGCCGCACGCCCTGGTCGTGCCGACCTCCCTGGGCATCACCGACGTCAAGAGCCTGGTGGCCTACCTGAAGGCCGCCCCCGGCCGCTACAACTTCGCGTCGCAAGGCACGGGCACCTTGTCGCATCTGGAGTCGGAGCTGTTCGAGCAGAAGACCGGCACCAAGCTGACCCACATCCCCTACAAGGGCAGCAGCCAGGCGCTGCCTGAACTGGCCACCGGGTCATCGGTGATGATGTTCGACAGCCTGTCCGGGTCCATACCGCTGGTCAAGGCCGGCAAACTGCGCTTCCTGGCGGTCGTCTCGCCGCAGCGGGCCGCGCTGCTGCCGGAGGTGCCCACCATGGCGGAAGCTGGTTTCCCCGACATGCAGGCGGACAATCTGTTCGGCTTCTCCGCGCCCAAGGGCACGCCGCAAGCCGTGATCGACACGCTCGCCAACGCGCTGAAGGAAGTGCTGGCGATGCCTGACCTGAAAGCGGCCCTGGCGGCCCAGGGCGCCGATCTTGCCTACGCGCCCGGCGCGGACATGGCGCGCATGACGGACCAGCAATACAAGACCTGGTCTGATGTCGTAAAGGCGGCGGACGTGAAGCTGGAATAA